A window of the Thalassophryne amazonica chromosome 11, fThaAma1.1, whole genome shotgun sequence genome harbors these coding sequences:
- the LOC117520503 gene encoding protocadherin alpha-2-like has protein sequence MGTERRSASRDFAWISFPLCLLLFVGKQALAEIRYSVPEEVKEGTVVGNVAKDLGFDVTSLTNRRFRVVSESEEDFFEVKQDSGALCVHKKIDREEVCQGSGACLMELKIIVENPLEIHYVAVEITDVNDHTPSFPETEQTFEIAEHTLPGMRFQLHTAQDPDAGINYVRTYTLNSNDHFDVDIRQNNEEKIPFLVLKKPLDREQKNKHSLLITAVDGGKPQRSGTLNVTIIVLDVNDNRPTFSKENYEISVKENVPVGTLVFKINALDTDEGSNADIEYGLGKTLKRKVHDMFELDKQSGEIRVKGMLDYEDNDVYILAVSATDKGTPPLSNECGVTINIIDINDNPPQTEITSLSDTVSEDSKPGTIISLITVKDKDSGVNGKIISQIINDVPFELKPSHKENTYSVVTKGFLDREQMSHYEITIKATDCGEPPLSTLKTLNIQISDVNDNSPHFEQNPLQFYLVENNIAGKSIFSVSATDKDLNDNAVITYHIVREGQNGIMSFININPDNGHISVLKSFDFETLKRFQFQVVATDCGTPSLSSNVTVNVFILDQNDNPPVILYPVSANGSAEGVEEIPRNVNAGHLVTKVRAYDADIGYNGWLLFSLQELTDHSLFALDRYTGQIRTLHSFTETDEAEHKLVILVKDNGNVSLSATATVTVKLVEPKEAFAATDVKGSAKDEEDNNVTFNLMITLGSVSTLFLISIIVLIAMQCSKSTDYSSKYLQEANYDGTLCNSIQYRSGEKRYMLVGPRMSIGSTIVPGSNANTLVVPDRRKTSSEVRPLEVMPI, from the coding sequence ATGGGGACCGAAAGGAGAAGTGCATCCCGGGATTTCGCCTGGATTTCTTTTCCTCTTTGTCTGCTGCTGTTTGTCGGAAAGCAGGCTTTGGCTGAAATAAGGTACTCTGTTCCCGAAGAGGTGAAAGAAGGAACCGTTGTTGGAAATGTTGCAAAGGATCTCGGCTTTGACGTCACCTCTTTGACAAACCGACGGTTCcgtgttgtttctgagtctgaggAGGATTTTTTTGAGGTAAAACAGGACAGCGGTGCTTTGTGTGTCCACAAGAAAATCGACAGAGAGGAGGTCTGTCAGGGGAGCGGCGCATGTCTAATGGAGCTGAAAATAATCGTTGAAAATCCTTTAGAAATACATTATGTGGCTGTAGAAATTACTGATGTTAATGATCACACACCCAGTTTTCCTGAAACAGAACAAACATTTGAAATAGCAGAACACACACTGCCAGGAATGCGGTTCCAGCTGCACACTGCTCAGGATCCTGATGCGGGAATTAATTACGTTCGAACTTATACTTTAAATTCAAATGATCATTTTGATGTTGATATCCGTCAAAATAACGAGGAAAAAATACCGTTTTTAGTGCTGAAGAAGCCGTtagacagagaacagaaaaataaacactcaCTGCTGATTACAGCTGTTGATGGTGGAAAACCTCAAAGATCAGGGACACTAAATGTGACCATTATTGTTCTTGATGTTAATGATAACCGTCCAACATTTAGCAAAGAGAACTATGAAATATCAGTTAAAGAAAACGTTCCAGTCGGTACTTTAGTATTTAAAATCAATGCATTAGATACCGATGAAGGGTCAAATGCAGATATTGAATATGGCCTTGGGAAAACTTTGAAACGGAAAGTCCATGATATGTTTGAATTAGACAAGCAAAGTGGAGAAATTCGAGTTAAAGGAATGTTAGACTATGAAGATAATGACGTTTACATCTTGGCTGTTTCAGCAACTgataaaggaacacctccattatcAAATGAATGTGGAGTGACAATCAACATAATTGACATCAATGACAATCCACCTCAAACAGAAATCACATCACTGTCAGATACAGTGTCTGAGGATTCAAAACCTGGTACAATAATTTCTCTCATTACTGTTAAAGATAAAGATTCTGGTGTGAATggaaaaattatttcacaaataaTAAATGATGTTCCTTTTGAATTAAAACCCTCTCATAAGGAGAATACATATTCAGTTGTGACTAAAGGATTTTTGGATCGAGAACAAATGTCACATTATGAAATAACAATCAAAGCCACAGATTGTGGTGAGCCTCCCTTATCCACTTTAAAAACACTGAATATTCAGATTTCAGATGTCAATGATAACAGTCCACATTTTGAACAAAATCCGTTACAGTTTTATCTTGTAGAAAATAATATTGCTGGAAAGTCAATATTCTCTGTAAGTGCAACAGACAAAGACCTGAATGAtaatgcagttattacttatcATATTGTGAGAGAAGGTCAAAATGGAATAATGTCTTTCATAAATATAAATCCTGATAATGGACACATATCAGTACTAAAAAGTTTTGACTTTGAAACCCTGAAAAGGTTCCAGTTCCAAGTTGTGGCCACAGATTGTGGAACTCCATCACTGAGCAGCAACGTGACAGTGAACGTGTTCATTCTGGATCAGAACGACAACCCTCCAGTCATCTTGTATCCAGTCAGTGCCAatggttctgctgaaggtgtgGAGGAGATTCCccgaaatgtgaacgcaggtcactTGGTGACTAAAGTCAGAGCCTATGACGCTGATATAGGATATAACGGCTGGTTACTGTTTTCACTGCAGGAGCTTACAGACCACAGTCTGTTTGCTTTGGACCGCTATACAGGACAGATCAGAACACTTCACTCATTCACAGAGACAGACGAGGCTGAGCATAAACTGGTCATACTGGTCAAAGACAATGGGAACGTTTCACTCTCAGCAACAGCTACTGTGACTGTCAAACTTGTGGAGCCCAAAGAGGCTTTTGCAGCTACTGATGTTAAAGGTTCAGCAAAAGATGAAGAGGACAATAATGTGACTTTTAATCTCATGATCACTTTGGGCTCAGTTTCCACACTTTTCCTCATCAGTATCATCGTGCTGATCGCCATGCAGTGCTCCAAAAGCACAGACTATTCCTCCAAGTATTTGCAAGAAGCAAATTATGATGGAACTCTGTGCAACAGCATCCAGTACAGATCTGGAGAGAAGCGTTACATGTTAGTTGGACCAAGGATGAGTATTGGATCAACTATAGTCCCTGGAAGCAATGCAAACACTCTGGTGGTTCCTGACAGGAGAAAAACATCTTCAGAGGTAAGACCATTGGAAGTGATGCCCATTTAA
- the LOC117520504 gene encoding protocadherin alpha-2-like, with protein METERRSGSRDFSWISFPLCLLLFVGKQALAEIRYSVPEEVKEGTIVGTVAKDLGFDVISLTNRRFRVVSESEEDFFEVKQDSGALCVHKKIDREEVCQGSGACLMELKIIVENPLEIHYVAVEITDVNDHTPSFPETEQTFEIAENTQTGRRFQLPTASDRDDGINSIHLYTLAANEHFDVNVRQRDKNKIPFLVLKKPLDREQKNKHSLLVTAVDGGKPQRSGTLNVTIIVLDINDNRPTFSQETYELSLKENIEVGTLIFKINASDPDEGKNGEIEYKFGKNMMNKLDDIFDLNMLTGEIRMKRMLDYEDDDVYELDMEASDKGTPPSSAECRLIIKIMDINDNTPEIEITSLSDTVSEDSEPGTIVSLMTVKDKDSGVNGKIISQIINNVPFELKPSYRENTYSVVTKGFLDREQMSHYEITIKVTDCGEPPLSTLKTLNIQISDVNDNSPHFEQNPLQFYLVENNVAGKSIFSVSATDKDLNDNAAITYHIVREGQNGIMSFLNINPDNGHISALKSFDFETLKSFQFQVVATDCGTPSLSSNVTVNVFILDQNDNPPVILYPVSANGSAEGVEEIPRNVNAGHLVTKVRAYDADIGYNGWLLFSLQELTDHSLFALDRYTGQIRTLRSFTETDEAEHKLVILVKDNGNVSLSATATVTVKLVEPKEAFAASDVKGSAKDEEDNNVTFYLMIILGSVSTLFLISIIVLIAMQCSKTTDYSSKYLQEANYDGTLCNSIQYRSGEKRYMLVGPRMSTGSTIVPGSNANTLVVPDRRQTTSEVSLLEVIPI; from the coding sequence ATGGAGACCGAAAGGAGAAGTGGATCCCGGGATTTCTCCTGGATTTCTTTTCCTCTTTGTCTGCTGCTGTTTGTCGGAAAGCAGGCTTTGGCTGAAATAAGGTACTCTGTTCCCGAAgaggtgaaagaaggaaccattgtTGGAACTGTTGCAAAGGATCTCGGCTTTGACGTCATCTCTTTGACAAACAGACGGTTCcgtgttgtttctgagtctgaggAGGATTTTTTTGAGGTAAAACAGGACAGCGGTGCTTTGTGTGTCCACAAGAAAATCGACAGAGAGGAGGTCTGTCAGGGGAGCGGCGCATGTCTAATGGAGCTGAAAATAATTGTTGAAAATCCTTTAGAAATACATTATGTGGCTGTAGAAATTACTGATGTTAATGATCACACACCCAGTTTTCCTGAAACGGAACAAACGTTTGAAATAGCAGAAAATACACAAACAGGAAGGCGATTTCAGCTGCCTACTGCGAGTGATCGTGATGATGGAATAAATTCCATCCATTTATATACTTTAGCTGCAAACGAGCACTTTGATGTCAATGTTCgtcaaagagacaaaaataaaataccgTTTTTAGTGCTGAAGAAGCCGTtagacagagaacagaaaaataaacactcaCTGCTGGTTACAGCTGTTGATGGTGGGAAACCTCAAAGATCAGGGACACTAAATGTGACCATTATTGTTCTTGACATCAACGATAACCGACCAACATTTAGTCAGGAGACATATGAACTATCACTtaaagaaaatattgaagttggcacgttaatatttaaaataaatgcatCAGATCCTGACGAAGGCAAGAATGGGGAAATTGAATATAAGTTTGGAAAAAACATGATGAATAAACTCGATGACATTTTTGACCTAAATATGCTAACCGGTGAGATTAGAATGAAAAGAATGTTAGACTATGAAGATGATGACGTTTATGAACTGGATATGGAGGCGTCAGATAAAGGCACACCACCATCTTCAGCTGAATGTAGACTTATTATAAAGATAATGGACATAAATGACAATACACCTGAAATAGAAATCACTTCACTGTCAGATACAGTGTCTGAGGATTCAGAACCTGGTACAATTGTTTCTCTCATGACTGTGAAAGATAAAGATTCTGGTGTGAATggaaaaattatttcacaaataataaataatgttCCTTTTGAATTAAAACCCTCTTATAGGGAGAATACATATTCAGTTGTGACTAAAGGATTTTTGGATCGAGAACAAATGTCACATTATGAAATAACAATCAAAGTCACAGATTGTGGTGAGCCTCCCTTATCCACTTTAAAAACACTGAATATTCAGATTTCAGATGTCAATGATAACAGTCCACATTTTGAACAAAATCCGTTACAGTTTTATCTTGTAGAAAATAATGTTGCTGGAAAGTCAATATTCTCTGTAAGTGCAACAGACAAAGACCTGAATGATAATGCAGCTATTACTTATCATATTGTAAGAGAAGGTCAAAATGGAATAATGTCATTCCTAAATATAAATCCTGATAACGGACACATTTCAGCACTAAAAAGTTTTGACTTTGAAACCCTGAAAAGTTTCCAGTTCCAAGTTGTGGCCACAGATTGTGGAACTCCATCACTGAGCAGCAATGTGACAGTGAATGTGTTCATTCTGGATCAGAATGACAACCCTCCAGTCATCTTGTATCCAGTCAGTGCTAACGGTTCTGCTGAAGGTGTGGAGGAGATTCCtcgaaatgtgaacgcaggtcattTGGTGACTAAAGTCAGAGCCTATGATGCTGATATAGGATATAACGGCTGGTTACTGTTTTCACTGCAGGAGCTTACTGACCACAGTCTGTTTGCTTTGGACCGCTATACAGGACAGATCAGAACACTTCGCTCATTCACAGAGACAGACGAGGCTGAGCATAAACTGGTCATACTGGTCAAAGACAATGGGAACGTTTCACTCTCAGCAACAGCTACTGTGACTGTCAAACTTGTGGAGCCCAAAGAGGCTTTTGCAGCTTCTGATGTTAAAGGTTCAGCAAAAGATGAAGAGGACAATAATGTGACTTTttatctcatgatcattttgggcTCAGTTTCCACACTTTTCCTCATCAGTATCATCGTGCTGATTGCCATGCAGTGCTCCAAAACCACAGACTATTCCTCCAAGTATTTGCAAGAAGCAAATTATGATGGAACTCTGTGCAACAGCATCCAGTACAGATCTGGAGAGAAGCGTTACATGTTAGTTGGACCCAGGATGAGTACTGGATCTACTATAGTTCCTGGCAGCAATGCAAACACTCTGGTGGTTCCTGACAGGAGACAAACAACTTCAGAGGTAAGTCTTTTGGAAGTGATTCCCATTTAA